Proteins found in one Cellulomonas palmilytica genomic segment:
- a CDS encoding PKD domain-containing protein has protein sequence MRALQRVVALGVISTMAATVGAGAAHAQTFLGDDKVVLSDAFKTSLEFRRWQADPDPRIAYARAPLCNVNSQYLTPEIDGTCAPPNGTVVIPGCGDDEPVEPLWRRTRPTPTSTNWSDWEMLSGWACPDDLLPPFSQEDFRQLTIKPLTAHRQPSGEEALVNKPLIVYADAEHRTFRTDLFGFGIDVDVYPVEYTWEFGDGETLTTVDPGSPYPSFDVAHTYAEPLTARVALTTTWKGRYRVDEDPDHEWRDITGTALTTTPFAPFDVIELRSTLVG, from the coding sequence GTGAGAGCGCTTCAGCGGGTCGTGGCGCTCGGCGTCATCTCCACCATGGCGGCCACCGTGGGCGCCGGAGCCGCGCACGCCCAGACCTTTCTGGGCGACGACAAGGTCGTGCTCTCGGACGCGTTCAAGACCTCGTTGGAGTTCCGCCGGTGGCAGGCCGACCCCGACCCTCGGATCGCCTACGCGCGGGCGCCGTTGTGCAACGTGAACTCGCAGTACCTGACGCCAGAGATCGACGGCACGTGCGCACCGCCGAACGGCACGGTCGTCATCCCCGGCTGCGGCGACGACGAGCCGGTCGAGCCGCTGTGGCGTCGCACGCGCCCGACGCCGACGAGCACCAACTGGTCCGACTGGGAGATGCTCTCGGGCTGGGCGTGCCCCGACGACCTCCTGCCGCCGTTCAGCCAGGAGGACTTCCGACAGCTGACGATCAAGCCGCTGACCGCGCACCGGCAGCCGTCGGGCGAGGAGGCGCTGGTCAACAAGCCGCTGATCGTCTACGCCGACGCCGAGCACCGCACGTTCCGCACTGACCTGTTCGGCTTCGGGATCGATGTCGACGTCTACCCGGTCGAGTACACGTGGGAGTTCGGCGACGGCGAGACCCTCACGACAGTCGACCCCGGCTCCCCCTACCCGTCGTTCGACGTCGCGCACACCTACGCGGAACCGCTGACGGCCCGGGTCGCGCTGACGACGACGTGGAAGGGCAGATACCGGGTGGACGAGGACCCCGACCACGAGTGGCGAGACATCACCGGCACGGCGCTGACGACGACGCCGTTCGCGCCGTTCGACGTGATCGAGCTCCGCAGCACGCTCGTCGGATGA
- a CDS encoding M48 family metallopeptidase, whose protein sequence is MTMRAAACLLLLAGFYVVVAALIVGFLALAAGLISWSTASAKFAWMALAAAVGLVVTLWKVSRAQRSEPSGVLVERTQAPELWALIDEVSAAARTAGPREIRLVPDLNAGVSEDTRLLGLLGGTRRLVLGIPLLLALDVAQLRAVIGHELGHYSQGHTRLGAVAYRGRQVVGGAATHVTGFSGWVLRGYARLYFAASAAVSRRQELEADAVAVAVGGRESAQQALLEVEVAAAAWSFYSDRYLAEAWELGVAPTDGGFFGGFAHLMTARQDELDRLRASAPPADRSAWDTHPPTADRIAAMERLESSTVVRDERPATSLLPAFPAAAAAVATEFLDVADRERLPWDDIATRIFAARAQRTADLVFRATARLTGGKEASLADVIDLAEAGRFGELVLALGMDPDAGPDEDGDTPVSSVWAALLRCALVSGDARWVHSWESGGTLVGPDDEPAPVEPLAHLGAEGRLDELRAELVTHGVELRSVAIANVVDVHRAEVVDGISNVKVDDDEWHDLLVLTHGLVLIPAPKSTNDAKKRMRHHLESGSAADLAEWFRFIPFEEVASGTVLKTLPARIALTLHDGTTVTLRTRMDSEELRSGASARLVELARKYSPATV, encoded by the coding sequence ATGACGATGCGCGCCGCCGCGTGCCTCCTGCTGCTCGCCGGTTTCTACGTGGTGGTGGCCGCCCTGATCGTCGGGTTCCTGGCGCTGGCGGCCGGGCTGATCTCGTGGTCCACCGCGAGCGCGAAGTTCGCGTGGATGGCGCTGGCGGCGGCGGTCGGGCTCGTCGTCACCCTGTGGAAGGTGAGCCGGGCGCAGCGCAGCGAGCCCAGCGGGGTGCTGGTGGAGCGCACGCAGGCGCCCGAGCTGTGGGCGCTCATCGACGAGGTCTCCGCCGCCGCGCGCACGGCCGGGCCGCGCGAGATCCGCCTCGTGCCGGACCTCAACGCGGGCGTCAGCGAGGACACCCGGCTGCTGGGTCTGCTGGGCGGCACGCGCCGCCTGGTGCTCGGCATCCCGCTGCTGCTGGCGCTGGACGTGGCGCAGCTGCGCGCGGTGATCGGGCACGAGCTCGGGCACTACTCGCAGGGGCACACGCGGCTCGGTGCGGTCGCGTACCGGGGCCGGCAGGTCGTGGGTGGTGCGGCGACGCACGTCACGGGCTTCTCGGGGTGGGTGCTGCGCGGGTACGCGCGGCTGTACTTCGCGGCATCGGCCGCGGTGAGCCGCCGTCAGGAGCTCGAGGCGGACGCCGTCGCGGTCGCGGTGGGCGGTCGCGAGAGCGCGCAGCAGGCGCTGCTGGAGGTGGAGGTCGCCGCGGCGGCGTGGTCGTTCTACTCGGACCGCTACCTGGCCGAGGCGTGGGAGCTGGGTGTCGCACCGACCGACGGCGGCTTCTTCGGCGGGTTCGCGCACCTGATGACCGCCCGCCAGGACGAGCTGGACCGGCTCCGCGCGAGCGCGCCGCCCGCGGACCGCTCGGCGTGGGACACGCACCCGCCGACGGCGGACCGCATCGCGGCGATGGAGCGGCTCGAGTCGTCGACGGTGGTGCGCGACGAGCGGCCGGCGACGAGCCTGCTGCCGGCGTTCCCGGCCGCGGCCGCCGCGGTCGCCACGGAGTTCCTCGACGTCGCGGACCGTGAGCGCCTGCCGTGGGACGACATCGCGACGCGCATCTTCGCGGCCCGCGCGCAGCGCACCGCTGACCTCGTCTTCCGCGCCACCGCGCGGCTCACGGGCGGCAAGGAGGCGAGCCTCGCCGACGTGATCGACCTGGCGGAAGCGGGCCGGTTCGGCGAGCTGGTGCTCGCGCTCGGCATGGACCCCGACGCGGGTCCGGACGAGGACGGGGACACGCCCGTGTCGTCGGTGTGGGCCGCGCTCCTGCGGTGCGCGCTCGTCAGCGGCGACGCCCGGTGGGTGCACTCGTGGGAGTCGGGCGGCACGCTCGTCGGACCCGACGACGAGCCCGCCCCGGTGGAGCCGCTCGCGCACCTCGGTGCCGAGGGCAGGCTCGACGAGCTGCGCGCGGAGCTCGTCACGCACGGTGTCGAGCTGCGGTCCGTGGCCATCGCGAACGTCGTCGACGTGCACCGCGCCGAGGTCGTCGACGGCATCTCGAACGTCAAGGTGGACGACGACGAGTGGCACGACCTGCTCGTCCTGACGCACGGGCTCGTCCTGATCCCCGCCCCCAAGTCGACCAACGACGCCAAGAAGCGGATGCGGCACCACCTCGAGAGCGGCAGCGCGGCGGACCTCGCCGAGTGGTTCCGCTTCATCCCGTTCGAGGAGGTCGCCTCGGGCACCGTGCTCAAGACGCTGCCCGCGCGCATCGCGCTGACCCTCCACGACGGCACGACGGTGACCCTGCGGACCCGGATGGACAGCGAGGAACTGCGCTCCGGTGCGTCGGCGCGGCTCGTCGAGCTCGCGAGGAAGTACTCCCCGGCAACCGTCTGA
- a CDS encoding HepT-like ribonuclease domain-containing protein yields the protein MSTHAERTARALVDVARMLDVADRIVARGYDDFVGDDEIAYLASKALLIDLQTACEAFDDEFRSARPAVPWRELKRIRDRLAHHYVSIDKDLLWNVLVRELPRLRTDLLVPGS from the coding sequence GTGAGCACGCACGCGGAGCGCACCGCGCGGGCCCTGGTGGACGTCGCGCGGATGCTCGACGTCGCCGACCGGATCGTCGCACGGGGGTACGACGACTTCGTGGGCGACGACGAGATCGCCTACCTCGCGTCGAAGGCCCTGCTCATCGACCTGCAGACCGCGTGCGAGGCGTTCGACGACGAGTTCCGGTCGGCGCGGCCGGCGGTGCCATGGCGTGAGCTCAAGCGGATCCGGGACAGGCTCGCGCACCACTACGTCAGCATCGACAAGGACCTCCTGTGGAACGTCCTGGTCCGCGAGCTGCCCCGGCTGCGCACCGACCTGCTCGTCCCCGGGAGCTGA
- a CDS encoding nucleotidyltransferase domain-containing protein gives MSTDLAERRRRRGLTQAELAHRSGVPQPNISAHETGRRPLGPVQLDRVLAALRPLPSEALREHRDEIAEIVRAHGGHSVRVFGSAAVGSDTPASDLDLLVETAPGTSLVDVVRMELDLEDLLDVKVDIVHDDGRGPVVETARATARPL, from the coding sequence GTGTCGACCGACCTCGCGGAGCGCCGTCGCCGGCGCGGCCTGACGCAGGCCGAGCTCGCGCACCGCAGCGGCGTGCCGCAGCCCAACATCAGCGCGCACGAGACGGGGCGTCGCCCGCTCGGCCCCGTCCAGCTCGACCGGGTGCTCGCCGCCCTGCGCCCGCTCCCCTCGGAGGCGCTGCGCGAGCACCGTGACGAGATCGCCGAGATCGTCCGGGCGCACGGCGGGCACTCCGTGCGGGTGTTCGGCTCGGCAGCGGTCGGCTCAGACACGCCCGCGTCCGACCTCGACCTGCTCGTCGAGACCGCCCCCGGGACGTCACTCGTCGACGTCGTGCGCATGGAGCTCGACCTCGAGGACCTGCTCGACGTGAAGGTCGACATCGTGCACGACGACGGGCGCGGCCCGGTCGTCGAGACGGCGCGCGCGACCGCCCGGCCGTTGTGA
- a CDS encoding response regulator transcription factor, producing the protein MSGVLVVEDEVRIASFVAKGLKAAGYAPTVVGTAREAFDLALSGEVDLMVLDIGLPDGDGFDVLRRLRAAGSRLPVIILTARSSVEDTVAGLEGGADDYMAKPFRFEELLARVRLRLRTEQDAADDTTVLRRGAVTLDLRSRRATVDGRVVDLSAREFALAETFLRNAGTALSREQLLSRVWGYDFDPSSNVVDVYVRYLRTKLGADLITTVRGVGYRFEA; encoded by the coding sequence GTGAGCGGTGTGCTGGTGGTGGAGGACGAGGTGCGCATCGCGTCGTTCGTCGCGAAGGGCCTCAAGGCCGCGGGCTACGCCCCCACGGTCGTCGGGACCGCGCGCGAGGCGTTCGACCTCGCGCTGTCCGGCGAGGTGGACCTCATGGTGCTCGACATCGGCCTGCCCGACGGTGACGGGTTCGACGTGCTGCGCCGCCTGCGCGCCGCCGGATCGCGCCTGCCGGTCATCATCCTGACCGCGCGCTCGTCGGTCGAGGACACCGTCGCCGGGCTCGAGGGCGGCGCCGACGACTACATGGCCAAGCCGTTCCGGTTCGAGGAGCTGCTCGCGCGCGTGCGGCTGCGGCTGCGCACCGAGCAGGACGCGGCCGACGACACCACGGTGCTGCGCCGCGGGGCCGTCACGCTCGACCTGCGCTCGCGCCGCGCGACGGTCGACGGGCGCGTGGTCGACCTCTCCGCGCGGGAGTTCGCGCTCGCGGAGACGTTCCTGCGCAACGCCGGCACCGCGCTGTCCCGTGAGCAGCTGCTGTCGCGCGTCTGGGGGTACGACTTCGACCCGTCGTCCAACGTCGTCGACGTGTACGTGCGCTACCTGCGCACCAAGCTCGGCGCGGACCTCATCACCACGGTCCGCGGCGTGGGCTACCGCTTCGAGGCCTGA
- a CDS encoding phosphotransferase family protein gives MTEPARPDATRSRPGGRAVRAPDEAAAFAVLTGPQAGDLLAAALGTTSERLEWRVDAVHHRPGDGVTVGYVVAQGGHGGDDGGDHGGDHGGARSGRGHGGAHGAGTRHGGTVEYLLASSSRSAPRDAPGVLVAHGPAGEVLVWRHPDDPMLPALRRACDPGLLAQALPGDWPVSTLELVGYRPLRRAVVRAERDGVTWYVKVLRPRDGHADDVVARHLLLGAAGVPVPRVAYASDDGLVVLEALGGTPLLDVLVAGRTPALAVVLEVLARFPADALALPERRPWSSRARAYASALEVRPALAGRAHAVAAGVRAGLRSTDAGPVVPTHGDLHEGQLLVDGSGRVTGLLDVDTVGPGHLVDDVACLLAHVHAVHPSTPTLGDALRRWADEARAFVDLEALRVRVAGVLLSLAAGAVPVGADEPHTDSERLLTAAEAWLP, from the coding sequence ATGACCGAACCCGCCCGCCCCGACGCGACACGCTCGCGCCCGGGCGGGCGGGCCGTGCGTGCGCCCGACGAGGCTGCGGCGTTCGCGGTCCTCACCGGCCCGCAGGCGGGTGACCTGCTCGCGGCGGCGCTCGGTACGACGAGCGAACGCCTCGAGTGGCGGGTCGACGCGGTGCACCACCGCCCGGGCGACGGGGTCACGGTCGGCTACGTCGTCGCGCAGGGCGGCCACGGCGGTGACGACGGCGGTGACCACGGCGGCGACCATGGCGGTGCCCGCAGCGGGCGCGGCCACGGCGGGGCTCACGGCGCCGGGACGCGGCACGGCGGCACCGTCGAGTACCTGCTCGCGTCGTCGTCCCGGTCCGCGCCACGCGATGCCCCGGGCGTGCTCGTCGCGCACGGCCCCGCGGGCGAGGTGCTCGTGTGGCGCCACCCCGACGACCCGATGCTGCCCGCGCTGCGACGGGCGTGCGACCCCGGGCTGCTCGCCCAGGCGCTGCCGGGCGACTGGCCGGTCAGCACGCTCGAGCTCGTGGGGTACCGGCCGCTGCGCCGCGCGGTGGTGCGTGCGGAGCGCGACGGCGTGACCTGGTACGTCAAGGTGCTGCGGCCCCGGGACGGGCACGCGGACGACGTGGTCGCGCGCCACCTGCTGCTCGGTGCGGCGGGTGTGCCGGTGCCGCGTGTCGCGTACGCGTCCGACGACGGGCTCGTCGTGCTCGAGGCGCTCGGCGGGACGCCGCTGCTGGACGTGCTGGTCGCGGGTCGGACGCCCGCGCTCGCGGTCGTGCTCGAGGTCCTCGCACGGTTCCCGGCCGACGCGCTCGCGCTGCCGGAGCGGCGGCCGTGGTCGTCGCGGGCCCGTGCGTACGCGAGCGCGCTCGAGGTGCGTCCGGCGCTCGCGGGCCGCGCGCACGCGGTCGCGGCGGGGGTGCGCGCCGGGCTGCGGAGCACGGACGCCGGACCGGTGGTCCCGACGCACGGTGACCTGCACGAGGGTCAGCTGCTCGTCGACGGGTCGGGGCGGGTCACGGGGCTGCTCGACGTCGACACGGTCGGTCCCGGGCACCTCGTCGACGACGTCGCGTGCCTGCTCGCGCACGTGCACGCGGTGCACCCCTCGACGCCGACGCTCGGTGACGCGCTGCGGCGCTGGGCCGACGAGGCGCGCGCGTTCGTGGACCTCGAGGCGCTGCGCGTGCGGGTCGCGGGGGTGCTGCTGTCGCTCGCGGCGGGTGCCGTCCCGGTGGGCGCCGACGAGCCGCACACCGACTCCGAGCGTCTGCTGACCGCCGCGGAGGCGTGGCTGCCGTGA
- a CDS encoding SIR2 family NAD-dependent protein deacylase: MPHHHDEPTVTVLTGAGISTSSGIPDFRGPQGVWTQDPAAARLLEIDAYVRDADVRVAGWRAWAEHAVWQARPTAAHRALAELERAGHLRAVLTQNFDGLHQAAGSSDEHVVELHGSLATTSCLRCTTTWPTSEVLARLADEPDPRCVECGGVLKPDVVYFGEQLPDDALGRAIAAATDAETFVAIGTTLTVHPVASLAPLAVESGARLVIVNAEPTPYDHLADELVRDPIDEAVPALVETLTR; the protein is encoded by the coding sequence GTGCCGCACCACCACGACGAGCCCACGGTCACGGTCCTGACGGGCGCGGGCATCTCGACGTCGTCGGGCATCCCGGACTTCCGCGGGCCGCAGGGCGTGTGGACGCAGGACCCGGCGGCGGCGCGGCTGCTGGAGATCGACGCGTACGTGCGAGACGCCGACGTGCGGGTCGCGGGGTGGCGCGCGTGGGCCGAGCACGCGGTGTGGCAGGCCCGGCCGACGGCGGCGCACCGGGCGCTCGCGGAGCTCGAGCGGGCGGGGCACCTGCGCGCGGTCCTCACGCAGAACTTCGACGGCCTGCACCAGGCCGCGGGCTCGTCCGACGAGCACGTGGTCGAGCTGCACGGGTCGCTCGCGACGACGTCGTGCCTGCGGTGCACGACGACGTGGCCCACCAGCGAGGTGCTCGCGCGCCTGGCCGACGAGCCGGACCCGCGCTGCGTCGAGTGCGGCGGGGTGCTCAAGCCGGACGTCGTGTACTTCGGCGAGCAGCTGCCCGACGACGCGCTGGGCCGGGCGATCGCGGCGGCGACCGACGCGGAGACGTTCGTCGCGATCGGTACGACGCTGACGGTGCACCCTGTGGCGAGCCTCGCGCCGCTCGCGGTGGAGTCGGGCGCGCGGCTGGTGATCGTCAACGCCGAGCCCACGCCGTACGACCACCTGGCCGACGAGCTGGTCCGCGACCCGATCGACGAGGCCGTCCCCGCGCTCGTCGAGACCCTGACGCGTTGA
- a CDS encoding MMPL family transporter, producing the protein MVKVAGWVTHRYVKYVVIAFWLGALALLGPLAGKLNDAQDNDAASWLPKDAESTQVLERASAFVPEDTAPAVVVYERPGGLTAQDEQAIADDVREFAGVDMLAGEVVGPQISQDGEAAQVIVPVSMEDWDLSIDVVKELRTAGEDNPEGLALHVTGPVGSSADAAEAFEGIDSTLLYAAGAVVIIILLLTYRSPVLWLLPVISAVVALTVAQAVVYLLAENADLTVNAQSAGILTVLVFGAGTDYALLLTARYREELRKHGDRHAAMAVALHRASPAIIASGATVAAGMMCLLFATMSSTAGLGPVAAAGIVVCLLVMLTLLPALLVTVGRWVFWPRVPHLGDAEPTEHGFWARVGDRIALRPRRTWVGTAAVLLIASFGVVQLNATGLSTEDSFTSEQPSIVGERVLVEHFTGGVGTPVVVLADAEAADEVAEVFAGVEGIDPTSVTEPVVANGTAYLEGTLTSEPDSDEAFDTIDRVRDAVHAVPGADAQVGGETAITLDVNRASSRDNLVVIPIILLAVLLILIALLRSVVAPLVLMGTVILSFGAALGVSALVFRHVFGFAGADTSFPLFVFVFLVALGIDYNIFLMTRVREEVQRVGHRRGTLIGLAATGGVITSAGLVLAGTFATLGTLPAVGFAEIGFAVAFGVLLDTLVVRSVLVTALNLDIGPRMWWPSRLARRPEPEPAPVVERVPEPVA; encoded by the coding sequence ATGGTCAAGGTCGCCGGGTGGGTCACCCACCGGTACGTGAAGTACGTCGTCATCGCGTTCTGGCTCGGGGCCCTCGCGCTCCTCGGCCCGCTCGCCGGAAAGCTCAACGACGCGCAGGACAACGACGCCGCGAGCTGGTTGCCGAAGGACGCGGAGTCCACGCAGGTGCTGGAACGCGCGTCCGCGTTCGTCCCGGAGGACACCGCGCCGGCGGTCGTCGTCTACGAGAGACCAGGCGGGCTCACCGCGCAGGACGAGCAGGCGATCGCCGACGACGTGCGCGAGTTCGCCGGCGTCGACATGCTGGCGGGCGAGGTCGTCGGCCCGCAGATCTCGCAGGACGGCGAGGCGGCGCAGGTGATCGTCCCGGTCTCCATGGAGGACTGGGACCTGTCGATCGACGTGGTCAAGGAGCTGCGCACCGCAGGCGAGGACAACCCCGAGGGGCTCGCGCTGCACGTCACGGGTCCGGTCGGGTCGTCGGCCGACGCGGCGGAGGCGTTCGAGGGCATCGACTCCACGCTGCTGTACGCGGCGGGTGCCGTCGTCATCATCATCCTGCTGCTCACCTACCGCAGCCCCGTGCTGTGGCTCCTGCCCGTCATCTCGGCGGTCGTCGCCCTCACGGTCGCGCAGGCCGTGGTGTACCTGCTCGCGGAGAACGCGGACCTCACGGTGAACGCGCAGAGCGCGGGCATCCTCACCGTTCTCGTGTTCGGGGCGGGCACCGACTACGCGTTGCTGCTCACCGCGAGATACCGCGAGGAGCTGCGCAAGCACGGTGACCGGCACGCCGCGATGGCGGTCGCGCTGCACCGTGCGAGCCCGGCGATCATCGCGTCCGGCGCCACGGTCGCGGCCGGGATGATGTGCCTGCTGTTCGCGACGATGAGCTCGACCGCGGGCCTCGGGCCCGTGGCCGCCGCCGGCATCGTTGTCTGCCTGCTCGTCATGCTCACGCTGCTGCCCGCCCTGCTCGTCACGGTCGGGCGCTGGGTGTTCTGGCCGCGCGTCCCGCACCTGGGCGACGCCGAGCCGACCGAGCACGGCTTCTGGGCGCGGGTGGGCGACCGCATCGCGCTGCGGCCGCGCCGCACGTGGGTCGGCACCGCCGCGGTGCTCCTCATCGCGTCGTTCGGCGTGGTGCAGCTCAACGCGACCGGCCTGTCGACCGAGGACTCGTTCACCTCGGAGCAGCCGTCGATCGTGGGTGAGCGCGTGCTCGTCGAGCACTTCACGGGTGGTGTCGGCACGCCGGTCGTTGTCCTCGCGGACGCCGAGGCGGCCGACGAGGTCGCCGAGGTCTTCGCCGGGGTCGAGGGCATCGACCCGACGAGCGTCACCGAGCCCGTCGTCGCGAACGGCACCGCCTACCTCGAGGGGACGCTCACGAGCGAGCCGGACTCCGACGAGGCCTTCGACACGATCGACCGGGTCCGCGACGCGGTGCACGCCGTGCCGGGCGCGGACGCGCAGGTCGGCGGTGAGACCGCGATCACCCTGGACGTGAACCGGGCCTCGTCGCGCGACAACCTCGTCGTGATCCCGATCATCCTGCTCGCGGTCCTGCTCATCCTCATCGCGCTGCTGCGCTCCGTGGTCGCACCGCTGGTGCTCATGGGCACCGTGATCCTGTCGTTCGGCGCGGCCCTCGGCGTCTCCGCCCTCGTGTTCCGGCACGTGTTCGGCTTCGCCGGCGCGGACACGTCGTTCCCGCTGTTCGTCTTCGTGTTCCTCGTGGCGCTCGGGATCGACTACAACATCTTCCTCATGACGCGCGTCCGCGAGGAGGTGCAGCGCGTCGGCCACCGCCGCGGCACGCTCATCGGCCTCGCGGCGACCGGTGGTGTCATCACCTCCGCCGGTCTGGTGCTCGCGGGCACGTTCGCGACGCTCGGCACTCTCCCCGCGGTCGGGTTCGCGGAGATCGGGTTCGCCGTCGCGTTCGGCGTGCTGCTGGACACGCTCGTCGTGCGCTCGGTGCTCGTCACCGCGCTGAACCTCGACATCGGCCCCCGCATGTGGTGGCCGAGCCGACTGGCGCGCCGGCCCGAGCCGGAGCCCGCGCCGGTCGTGGAGCGGGTGCCCGAACCGGTCGCCTGA
- a CDS encoding PPOX class F420-dependent oxidoreductase, which yields MARSIATNTSVSLDELLDFVRPRHHLLLVTARSDGRPQVSPVAGGVDDVGRIVISTYPGRAKTRNAERDPRVSVCVLSDDWNGPWVQIDGTAEVLHMPEAEDALVDYFRCIAGEHPDWDEYRAAMRLQGKSLLRVTPERWGPIATGGFPADVAARLDAQG from the coding sequence ATGGCACGTTCCATCGCGACGAACACCTCCGTCTCGCTCGACGAGCTCCTCGACTTCGTCCGCCCCCGGCACCACCTGCTGCTCGTCACCGCGCGCTCGGACGGGCGACCGCAGGTCTCGCCGGTCGCCGGCGGGGTGGACGACGTGGGACGCATCGTCATCTCGACGTACCCGGGCCGCGCGAAGACGCGCAACGCGGAGCGTGACCCGCGGGTGAGCGTGTGCGTGCTGTCGGACGACTGGAACGGCCCGTGGGTGCAAATCGACGGCACCGCGGAGGTGCTGCACATGCCGGAGGCGGAGGACGCGCTCGTCGACTACTTCCGCTGCATCGCGGGCGAGCACCCCGACTGGGACGAGTACCGCGCGGCGATGCGCCTGCAGGGCAAGTCGCTGCTGCGCGTCACGCCGGAGCGCTGGGGTCCGATCGCCACCGGCGGGTTCCCCGCGGACGTGGCCGCGCGCCTGGACGCGCAGGGCTGA
- a CDS encoding sensor histidine kinase, with protein MTEPRRGLWRTVRAKVVATTLAVTALGLTGAGLVTYAIQRQDLDDSIDAELTSAADQFRRTALANTDLPVDQVLRTAMQQTLPDPADGSIALVDGAPAWYAPTTVPVRLEDDAELVALLRTVPADDPVRLRTVTTTLADYRLVTVPLVVDDPAAPAGLFAVATVRDLEVASLDDTWRTYAAVAAGALLATGVVAWLLLGRVLRPVRELRDTAARIDEGTLDARVPVTTDDDVGEVGLTVNAMLDRLQASMSAQRRLLDDVGHELRTPLTIIGGHLELMDVDDPDDVRATRELALDEVDRMRLLVDDLLVLAVADREGFVQPAPTDLGVLTDEVLDKASGLGARTWRVDKRADVACLVDARRLTQAWLQLASNAVKFSAEGSTVTLGSAVAGGSLRLWVRDEGVGIPAEQQARIFERFERTAAAAGTEGAGLGLAIVAAIARAHGGRVDVSSEPGIGSTFVVTVPAVPVTDAGPDDERDERDETRGPDAPDEDAAARPTGGSDA; from the coding sequence ATGACTGAGCCGCGCCGCGGCCTGTGGCGCACGGTCCGGGCGAAGGTGGTCGCGACGACGCTCGCGGTCACGGCGCTCGGCCTGACGGGCGCAGGCCTGGTCACGTACGCGATCCAGCGCCAGGACCTCGACGACTCGATCGACGCGGAGCTGACGAGCGCAGCGGACCAGTTCCGCCGCACCGCGCTCGCGAACACCGACCTGCCCGTGGACCAGGTGCTGCGTACGGCCATGCAGCAGACGCTCCCCGACCCCGCGGACGGCAGCATCGCGCTCGTCGACGGCGCGCCCGCCTGGTACGCGCCGACGACCGTGCCGGTGCGCCTGGAGGACGACGCGGAGCTCGTCGCGCTGCTGCGCACGGTCCCGGCGGACGACCCGGTGCGCCTGCGGACCGTCACGACGACGCTCGCCGACTACCGCCTGGTGACGGTGCCGCTCGTCGTCGACGACCCCGCCGCGCCCGCAGGCCTGTTCGCGGTGGCGACCGTGCGGGACCTGGAGGTCGCGTCGCTCGACGACACGTGGCGCACGTACGCGGCGGTCGCGGCGGGCGCGCTGCTGGCGACGGGCGTCGTCGCGTGGCTCCTGCTGGGGCGCGTGCTGCGCCCGGTGCGCGAGCTGCGGGACACCGCGGCGCGTATCGACGAGGGCACGCTCGACGCGCGCGTCCCGGTGACCACGGACGACGACGTGGGCGAGGTCGGCCTCACCGTGAACGCGATGCTCGACCGCCTGCAGGCGTCGATGTCCGCGCAGCGCCGCCTGCTCGACGACGTGGGCCACGAGCTGCGCACGCCGCTGACGATCATCGGCGGGCACCTCGAGCTCATGGACGTCGACGACCCCGACGACGTGCGCGCGACGCGCGAGCTCGCGCTCGACGAGGTCGACCGCATGCGCCTGCTCGTCGACGACCTGCTGGTGCTCGCGGTCGCGGACCGCGAGGGGTTCGTGCAGCCGGCGCCCACGGACCTGGGCGTGCTGACCGACGAGGTGCTCGACAAGGCGAGCGGCCTGGGCGCGCGCACGTGGCGCGTGGACAAGCGCGCGGACGTCGCGTGCCTGGTCGACGCGCGACGGCTCACGCAGGCGTGGCTGCAGCTCGCCAGCAACGCGGTGAAGTTCTCCGCCGAGGGCTCGACGGTCACGCTGGGCTCGGCCGTCGCGGGCGGGTCGCTGCGGCTGTGGGTGCGCGACGAGGGCGTCGGCATCCCCGCCGAGCAGCAGGCGCGCATCTTCGAGCGGTTCGAGCGGACCGCCGCCGCCGCGGGCACCGAGGGCGCGGGGCTGGGGCTCGCGATCGTCGCGGCGATCGCGCGGGCGCACGGCGGGCGCGTGGACGTGTCGTCGGAGCCGGGGATCGGGTCGACGTTCGTCGTCACCGTCCCCGCGGTGCCGGTCACGGACGCCGGTCCCGACGACGAGCGCGACGAGCGCGACGAGACCCGCGGGCCGGACGCGCCCGACGAGGACGCGGCGGCCCGGCCGACCGGAGGGAGTGACGCGTGA